In the Streptomyces sp. 3214.6 genome, CCGGGCAGCGGCTGCTGCAGGCCGCCGGCGACATCTTCCTCGGCTGGATGACCGGGCCGCAGGGGCGCGCCTTCTACTGGCGCCAACTGCGCGACATGAAGGGCTCCGCCGCCGTCGCCGGGATGTCCCCGGCCGACCTCCTGGTCTACGCCCGGCTGTGCGGCACCGCCCTGGCCCGCGCGCACGCCCGCTCCGGTGACCGTCTCGCCATCGCCGGCTACCTGGGCGGCTCCGACACCTTCGAACGCGCCGTCGCCGACTTCGCCCTCGCCTACGCCACCCAGACCGCCGCCGACCAGGCGACGCTGGCCGCGGCGATCGACGCGCGGGTGGTGACGGCCAGGCCAGGAGTATGAGGTCAACTCCGCAATGGGCGCGGGGAGTTCAGCAGGGACTTCACGAACTCCCGTCGGTCGTCGGCGTGGTCGTGGAACCAGAGCCCCAGACGGTGTCCCGCATCGGGGAGTTCGAACCTCGTGTACCGGGCGCGGGCGGCGAGCGCGTCCTGGACGGCCGCGGTCACCTCCGGCGGGATCACCGCGTCGGTGCCCGGCACGGCGAGCACCGCCCGGCCCTCGTACGCCCGCAGCACGTCGAGGGCGGGCGCCTCCCGCCAGCTGCCGGGCCGCCGGATGATCGCGCTGAACTCCCCGTCGCCCTCCCCGAACGGCACCTCCCACGCCTGCGCCGCGTACACCGCGGGCGAGCACAGTCCCAGGGCCGTCACCCGGGGGCCGTACTTGGCGGCGAGGTCGGCCACCGTCTGTCCGCTCATGCTGAACCCGACGAGCGCCAGTGGCGCGTGTGCCGGAACATGGGCGTCGATCACCGAGGACGCCTGCTCGAAGCGTCGACGCAGGCTCAACTCCCCGAGTGCGCCGGTGCTTTCGCCGTGCCCGGAGAAGTCGAAGGCGAGGACGCGGCAGCCCTGGGCCGTGAACTCCCGGAGCAGCGGCAGCAGTCGCTCCTTGCTGCCGTTGCCCGCGCCGTGCAGCACAACGGCGGTGGCGCCCCCCGGTCCACCGCCGTCGGCCTCACCGCCGTCGGCGTCGGCGTTTCCGTCGCCGCCGCCGCAGACGCCGCTGAGTCGTTCACCGTCGAACTCGTGCGTGAAAGAGGTCAGTTCGCTCATACGCCGAGGGTAGGCCGCGCCTATTCGCCGGCCTGGGTGGGCGCGCAGTCCATGTAGGAGCCGGACTCGTACGCCGCCTTGTCGCTGTCGCGGGCCCGGATGGCGTCGACGAGACGGGCGTGGTCCTGGAACTGCTCGGGGCGCAACGCGTCGCCGAAGTGGTCCAGGAGCGAGTCCCGGATCACCTCGCCGAGGTCCGCGTGCAACTCGGCCAGGACCGTGTTGTGGGACGCCGAGACGACGGCCAGGTGAAACGCCACGTCCGCGTTGACGAAGCCGACCCGGTCACCGGCCGACCAGGCCTGTTCCCGCTGGACCAGCAGCGCGTCGAGCCGCTCCAGGTCCTCCGGCGTACGGCGCGCGGAGGCCAGCCGCGCCGCACGGATCTCCAGGGCGCCGCGCACCTCGGCGACGTCATCGGTGTGGGCCTTCGCGAACCGCGTCCGCATCATCCCGGCGAGTTCGCTGGTCGCCCGCACATAGGAGCCGGAGCCATGGCGGATGTCCAGCAGGCCCGTGTGCGCCAGCGCCCTGATCGCCTCACGCACCGTGTTGCGGGCCACTCCGAGCTGCTCGACCAGCTCCGTCTCGGTGGGGATGCGCGAGCCCACCGGCCAGGCTCCGGAGGTGATCTGCTTCCGCAGCTGGGCGATCACCTTGTCCGACAGCGCTTCTCGACGAACGGGATCCAGATTCATCCCGTCAGTCTATGTCAGCACTCATCCTATGACCCTGTGTAAAAGTCGTCCTACAACTGGATGACGAAAACACTGGACATCGAGTCATGGGATGAGTCTACGATGACGTCCATGCCGAAGGATGAGCTCAAGAACCGCGTCTCGCGCACCGGCCAGGCAGCTTCCCTCAGCACTTCCCGGGGGACGCGCCAGCTGACGGTGGTGGCCCTCGTACTCGCGGCGCTGAACCTGCGCCCGGGGGTCACCAGCCTCGGGCCCGTCCTCGAAGAGGTCCGCGACACCCTCGCCATGAGCGGCACGGTCGCCGGACTGCTGACCTCCATTCCGGCCGTCTGTTTCGCGTTGATCGGCTCGACGGCCCCCGCGCTCGCCCGGCGGTACGGGGCGAGCGGCGCCATCGCGGCCGGCGCGGCGGTGCTGACGGTCGGCCTCGCACTGCGGCCGTTCGCCGCCGGCGCCGTCCTGTTCGTCGTCCTGACCGCCCTGTCGCTGGCGGGCATCGCCATCGCCAACGTCCTGCTCCCGGCCGTCGTCAAGCAGCGCTTCCCCGACCGGGTGGGCGCGATGACCGGGCTGTACTCCATGGCGTTGAACGTCGGCGCCTCCAGCGCCGCCGCCGTCACCGTTCCGCTGACCGAGGCGTTCGGCGGCGACTGGCGGTACGGCCTCGGGGCCTGGGCGGTCCCGGCCGCCATGGCCGTCCCTCCCTGGCTCGCGCTCGCCCGCCACCACGGGCCGGCACCGGACGCGGCGCGGCGGTCGGCGGATGCGGCGGCGGGTACGGCGGTCGTGGGTGCGGCGGCCGGCGGTGACGAGTCGCGGTCGCGCCCCGGGGGCCGGATCTCCCGTGACCCCACCGCCTGGGCGCTCACGGCCTACTTCGGGCTCCAGGCGAGCTCCGCCTACATCATCATCGGCTGGCTGCCCCAGATGTTCCGGGACGCCGGACTGTCCGCCGGGACCGCGGGCCTGCTGTTCTCCGGGACCTCGCTCCTCGGGGTGCCCCTGTCCTTCGCCCTGTCCGCTGTCGCCGGGAAACTGCGCGACCAGAGCGGGATCGCGGTGGCCATCGGTCTGTGCGGACTGGCCGGCTACGCGGGACTGTGGGCCGCGCCCGCCGACGCGCCCTGGCTGTGGGCGTTCCTGCTGGGCGTCGCCAACTGTTCCTTCCCGCTGGCCCTGACGATGATCAGCATGCGCGGCCGGGACAGCGCCACCGTGGTCAGGCTCTCCGGGTTCGTGCAGAGCTTCGGCTATCTGCTCTCGATGCCGGGACCCGTCGTCGTGGGCGTCCTCTACGACCGCAGCGACGGCTGGCGGGTGCCGCTGGTCTTCATCATGCTGCTGACCCTGGTCCAGATCGGCGCCGGCCTGCTCGCGGGCCGCAACCGCCAGATCGGCTGACCCGGAGCTCCCTCTCTCGTCTTCGCGTCGACTTCACCTTCGCTTCCCTTGTGCGGCGAAATTCACGCCATCCGGCCCTATTGAATTCCGCCATGCCCGGAATTCGCTTTCCTCGGAAATGTTCATGGGCCCCATTGACTGACCTCCTGCCCTTCGAGCCGTACGACGTCACCACCCCCGTCGGCAGCACCTACCGGGGCCTGCGCTTCACGCGGAAACTGTGCGGGGTGCCGATCATCCGCGCCGGCGAGAGCATGGAGGCCGAACTGCGCGCGGTGGTCCCCGGCATCAGGATCGGCAAGATCCTCATCCAGCGGGACAAGACGACCAAGCAGCCCCACCTGTACTACACGGCCCTCCCCGACGACATCGCCGACCGCCACGTCCTCCTGCTCGACAAGGAGCGCCTCAACGAGAACGCGTACATGGTCCCCGGCATCGGCGACTTCGGCGACCGCTACTTCGGCACGGACCCGTAGAGAAGAACCGGCAGAGAAGCAGCACGGCCGGCTCAGAGGCCGGGGGCTCCCCACACCGGGAACCAGCGGCTCAGGTCCTGCTCGATCCGCAGGTCGTTCGCGAGGGCGGCCTTCACCTGAAGCTCCAGCGGGTTGTCGCGCCGCCGCCCACCACCGGGCAGCGGCGCGAACGGGTAGAACGAACCCCGCTTGTAGAGATACACGAGCGCCAGCCGACGCCCGCTCCCGGTCCCCGGCTCTTCCGTTCCGTCCGTCCCGACCGTCCGTTCCTCGAAACCGGCAAGGGAGCACAGCAGTTGTGGGCCGAAGCCGTTGACCTCCATCGCGCTGTTCACCGCGTGCAGGTCGTTGACCAGGAGCGACAGCTCGTCGGGGGAGCGCTGTGAGACCAGCCAGGAGTAGCCGTAGTCGTCGCGCACCAGCCGCACCGGGGGGCCGGTGCGATCGGTGTCCGCGTCGAGGAGCGCCTGTACCTCGCGGTGCGTCTGCTCGAAGGCCGAGCCCTCGACGGTCGCGAAGCACACGGCACCCTGCCCGGTCGGGGTGAAACCGGCCGCCGCCTCCAGCGTCACCGCCGCGGACGGCAGCGCGAACAGCTGATCGAGGTCGGGCACGACCGGTTTCGTCCTGCCGAGCAGGATGTCCAGCAGCCCCATGCGCCTCAGCCCGCCTTCCCCGGAGTGGCCGCCTCGCCCAGCTCGGCGGAGATCCGCCCCAGCTGTTCGAGCCGCTGCTCCAGGCTCGGGTGGGTGGAGAAGTACCGCTCGATGCCGGGCTCCCGGCCCGTCGCCGGGGTGAAGTAGAAGGCGTTGAAGGCCTGGGCCGTCCGCAGGTCCTTCGTCGGGATCCGGGCGATGTCGCCGGAGACCTTCGTCAGCGCGGAGGCCAGTGCCGAGGGACGGCCGGTCAGCTGTGCCGCCGCCCGGTCCGCCGCGAGCTCCCGGTACCGGGACAGCGCCCGGATGAGCAGGAAGCTGAGCGCGTACACGGCCGCGGAGACACCCATCACGACGGCGAAGACGGCGGCGGTGTTCTGGTCCCTGCGCCCGCCGCCGAACAGCTGCGAGTAGAACGCGAACCGCACGATCAGCCCCGCGATCACACCGAGGAACGACGCGATCGTGATCACGGCCACGTCCTTGTGCGCCACGTGCGACAGCTCGTGCGCGAGCACGCCCTCCAGCTCGGCCGGCTCCAGCCGCCCCAGCAGGCCCGTCGTCACGCACACCACCGCGTGGTCGGGGTCGCGGCCGGTCGCGAACGCGTTCGGCATGCCCATCTCGGAGACGGCGACCACCGGCTTCGGCATGTCGGCGATCGCGCACAGCCGGTCGATCACGGCATGCAACTCGGGATACTCCTCGCGCTCCACGACCCGCCCGCGCATCGCGAACATCGCGATCCGGTCGGAGAACCAGAACTGTGCGACGAACATGGCCGCCACCAGGGCGACGACCAGCAGCCATGACTTCAGCAACACGATCAGCGCGGCGACGAACGCCACGTACAGCAACCCGAGCAGGAACATCGTGACCGTCATCCGCACGGTCAGCCGTCGATCGCTCCGGAAACGGCTCTGCATCTGCATCACCCCGCAGTCAGGCACTCGTCCCACTGCCCATTGTGCGCCCGCCCCGCCCATGGACAGATCGAGATCGGCCCTGCGGAGAGTAAAGGAACAAGGGGACAAGGGGGTCAGAAGTTGGAGATCACGCTGGTGATGACCTGCTCGATCGTCTCGGCCTTCTTGGCGTCGTAGTCCTTGCCGCCACTGGCGTCCGCGATGTCCTCGAGCGCGCTCCTGCCGTCCGCGTCGTCCGGGTCGGCGTCGCTCCCGTAGGCGATGGTGAAGACCCGGATCTGGTGCCGGCCGGGGTCGCCGATCCGTTTCAACAGCTCAGCCTGCGTGATGCTCCCGCTGTCCTCGTTGCGGCCGTCGGTGAGCAGCACGATCGCGTTGATCGCCTGGGGGTCGTAGTCGTGCCGCATGGCCTCGGTCGCGGCGTCCAGGGTGTCGTTCAGCCCGGTCGCGCCCTCCGCCACCAGGCTCTTGACGTTGTCGGCCAGCAGACCGGCCCGGGTGCCCCCGGCCAGCTTCTGGTCGTACGGACCGAGCGGCACGAGTTCCTTGTAGTCGTGTTCGCTCTGGAGGGTGGAGGCGTCGGAGAACTTCCACAGACCGACCCGGTCGGTGCCGACGAACTCGCCGAACAGCTTGGACTCGGCCTGCTTCAGCCGCTCCATCTTGGTGTCGCCGACGCCGGGGATCACGTCGTTCATCGACTCCGACGTGTCGATGACGATGCGCACGTTGGCGCGTCGGCGCAGGGCGGGCCAGATCTCCAGCAGATGGCCGAGGACGTCGCCCCTGGGCATCGGCATCCGGGTGAACTGCGCCTCGGGCAGGACTCCGGCGGCCTGCACGAGCTGCGTGGACCCCTTGGGGATCTTGCCCTCGTGGGTGCGGAAGCCGTAGGGGGCGAACTGCTTGCCGTAGACCTCGGGGCTCTGCAGGTATCGGAGGAAGTCGTCGGCCACCGCCTTCTTGGCGGAGCTCATCCCGTTCAGCTCGATGTACGGGTGGTCGGAGAACGGGACGCCGTCCTTCGGATAGAACGACACCAGCGGGGTGTCCGGCAGGGCGGTCTTCTTGCAGTCGGGGTCCGCGCTGAGCGCGCCGCACGGGTAGCCCGCGTTGTAGGCCACCACGCTGCTCTCCTCCAGCGTGACGGCGGAGATGTACGACATGGCCTTCTGGGGGCTGCTCCGGTCCGCCTCACGGAGGTTCGAGAGGAAGGTCAGGGTGGTGTCACCGTAGTGGACCGCGGCCTGCTCGATGCTCTTGACGAACGCGCGGTTGGCGGGATCGTCGATGTGCGGGATGCCCAGCTCACCGCTGGTGCCCGTCTTGGCGTAGAAGGCGGCGACGGTCGCGTTCAGCCCGGACGTGGAGTAGCGCGGGTTGGTCTTGCCGAGTTTGAAGGCGCCCCACTCGGGCTTCTTGTGATCCGCCCAGAAGCCGTTCGCGTTCTTCGCCCACTCGGCCAGCTGTTTCCAGGTGAACCGTCGCTCCGGCCAGTTCAGCGCCTCGGCCATCGGTTTCGGCATGGCGATGGTCAGCGGGCTCTGCACGATCGATTCTGCCTGCTCGGGGAACTGCCGCGCGTTCGCCCCCTTGGCCTCGGCCCTGGCCAGCGAGAGCCAGGTGCTGCCGGCCGGGGCCCACACGTCCGGCTTCGCCCCGTCGGACTCGCCCCAGCCCGCGACCAGGGCGCGCATCCCGTCGCCCGAGTTCTTGTCCTCGACCTTGATCGCCAGGCACTTCCCGCCCGCGGTCCGGGTGCCGTAGACCTCGGCCGCCAGACGCAGGGGCTCCGACTTGTCCACGGAGGCGGCGATGGTCAGGGGCGCGGCGTTCGCCTGCTCACAGGCCGCCAGGCTGGGGGAGACCGAGCCGGAGAGCGGCTTGGCGTCCTTGCCTTCGGTCTCCCCGCCCCCGCACGACTGCAGAACGACCCCGAGGGCGACCGCCGTCGCGGTGAGCGGCACCCAGACCGCCACCCGGCCCTTCCAGCCACGCTTCCCGCCCTTCTTCCCGGTGCCCTTCCCACGGCCCGTACGCAGCTGCGCCGCGAACGACCGACGCGGGGTGCGGCCGCCGGACCCCCCTGGCGACCCCGATCCCCCCGCAGGCCCCCCAGAGGTCACCCCCGAGCCCTGCGACGACTCAGCCGCCCCCAAAGCCCCTGCGGCCCCCAACGTCCCCAAGGCCCCCGCGGTCCCCACTGTCTCCGAAGCCCCTGCGGACCCCGACGCCCCCGCCGACCCCCATGTCCCCGCGGACCCCGACGTCTCCCAAGTCCCCGGCGTTTCCCAAGTCCCCGATGTTCCGGAAGTTCCCGGTGTCGGCGTGTCGGGGCCGGTGCCTTCGGGCTGGTGTTGCAGGAGCACGGCGACGGCGACCTCCGCCGCGTTGGCGGCCGCCCGCTGCTGGCCGCCTTCGGCCTCGGCCGCGCCCTTCTCGCCGTCCGCGCGGTCGCTGATCCCGCGCACGACAAGGGCTTCCGTACGGTGGCGCTGCGCCGCCTTGCAGAAGCCGAAGCCCTCCATCTCCAGGGCGGCCGCATCCTGGTAGGTGCTGTTGAGCCGGCGCCGGATGTCGCCGGACTTGGCGTCGAGCACGACGTCGCCGGAGGCGATCGGCTTGAAGTGGCACTTGATGCGGACGTCCGCGTACAGCGCCGTCTGCCACAGGGAGAGCGAGGTGTCCACGGCGTCGGGACGGGCGCCGCGCCCCTGGGCCGACACCTTGGCGCCGTGGATCTCGTACACCTTGGTGGCGACCACGACGTCCCCCGGCGGGATGTCGTCCTTGAGGCCGCCCGCGATCCCGACCAGGAGCGCGACGTCCGGCCGTAACACCTCCAGCAGACCGTGCGTGCCCAGCGCGGCGACCACGTTCGTCACACCCACCTGGGCCAGGTGCACGGTCCATGAGGCGTAGACGCCGTCGAGCTCGAAGGTCTGCACGACCGTGGCGTTGACTCTCCGCTGCCCCTTGCGCCGGGCGTGCTCGGACCGCAGACAGTCCAGCAACGGGGAGAACTCGACGGGAAGCGCTGTCACGACGACGGCGGTACGCGAAGGGCGGGCTGTTGTCACCGGACCAACCGTTCTTGATGCCGACCTGAATACCGACGGTGAGGCAAGAGACACAAAACTAGCACCGAGCGGCCCAACAGCCCTGGCAGTAAGACCAATTGCCCCTGCTCCCGTACACGCCCCTGTTCTAATACGGCGCCCGGAACCGCAGGTACCCGAGCAGCAGGATCGCCGCGATCACACAGCCCAGCACGAGCGCCGTCGACGCCC is a window encoding:
- the pspAB gene encoding PspA-associated protein PspAB, coding for MGLLDILLGRTKPVVPDLDQLFALPSAAVTLEAAAGFTPTGQGAVCFATVEGSAFEQTHREVQALLDADTDRTGPPVRLVRDDYGYSWLVSQRSPDELSLLVNDLHAVNSAMEVNGFGPQLLCSLAGFEERTVGTDGTEEPGTGSGRRLALVYLYKRGSFYPFAPLPGGGRRRDNPLELQVKAALANDLRIEQDLSRWFPVWGAPGL
- a CDS encoding FadR/GntR family transcriptional regulator, with the protein product MNLDPVRREALSDKVIAQLRKQITSGAWPVGSRIPTETELVEQLGVARNTVREAIRALAHTGLLDIRHGSGSYVRATSELAGMMRTRFAKAHTDDVAEVRGALEIRAARLASARRTPEDLERLDALLVQREQAWSAGDRVGFVNADVAFHLAVVSASHNTVLAELHADLGEVIRDSLLDHFGDALRPEQFQDHARLVDAIRARDSDKAAYESGSYMDCAPTQAGE
- the htpX gene encoding zinc metalloprotease HtpX; protein product: MQSRFRSDRRLTVRMTVTMFLLGLLYVAFVAALIVLLKSWLLVVALVAAMFVAQFWFSDRIAMFAMRGRVVEREEYPELHAVIDRLCAIADMPKPVVAVSEMGMPNAFATGRDPDHAVVCVTTGLLGRLEPAELEGVLAHELSHVAHKDVAVITIASFLGVIAGLIVRFAFYSQLFGGGRRDQNTAAVFAVVMGVSAAVYALSFLLIRALSRYRELAADRAAAQLTGRPSALASALTKVSGDIARIPTKDLRTAQAFNAFYFTPATGREPGIERYFSTHPSLEQRLEQLGRISAELGEAATPGKAG
- a CDS encoding CynX/NimT family MFS transporter: MPKDELKNRVSRTGQAASLSTSRGTRQLTVVALVLAALNLRPGVTSLGPVLEEVRDTLAMSGTVAGLLTSIPAVCFALIGSTAPALARRYGASGAIAAGAAVLTVGLALRPFAAGAVLFVVLTALSLAGIAIANVLLPAVVKQRFPDRVGAMTGLYSMALNVGASSAAAVTVPLTEAFGGDWRYGLGAWAVPAAMAVPPWLALARHHGPAPDAARRSADAAAGTAVVGAAAGGDESRSRPGGRISRDPTAWALTAYFGLQASSAYIIIGWLPQMFRDAGLSAGTAGLLFSGTSLLGVPLSFALSAVAGKLRDQSGIAVAIGLCGLAGYAGLWAAPADAPWLWAFLLGVANCSFPLALTMISMRGRDSATVVRLSGFVQSFGYLLSMPGPVVVGVLYDRSDGWRVPLVFIMLLTLVQIGAGLLAGRNRQIG
- a CDS encoding phosphorylase family protein produces the protein MTALPVEFSPLLDCLRSEHARRKGQRRVNATVVQTFELDGVYASWTVHLAQVGVTNVVAALGTHGLLEVLRPDVALLVGIAGGLKDDIPPGDVVVATKVYEIHGAKVSAQGRGARPDAVDTSLSLWQTALYADVRIKCHFKPIASGDVVLDAKSGDIRRRLNSTYQDAAALEMEGFGFCKAAQRHRTEALVVRGISDRADGEKGAAEAEGGQQRAAANAAEVAVAVLLQHQPEGTGPDTPTPGTSGTSGTWETPGTWETSGSAGTWGSAGASGSAGASETVGTAGALGTLGAAGALGAAESSQGSGVTSGGPAGGSGSPGGSGGRTPRRSFAAQLRTGRGKGTGKKGGKRGWKGRVAVWVPLTATAVALGVVLQSCGGGETEGKDAKPLSGSVSPSLAACEQANAAPLTIAASVDKSEPLRLAAEVYGTRTAGGKCLAIKVEDKNSGDGMRALVAGWGESDGAKPDVWAPAGSTWLSLARAEAKGANARQFPEQAESIVQSPLTIAMPKPMAEALNWPERRFTWKQLAEWAKNANGFWADHKKPEWGAFKLGKTNPRYSTSGLNATVAAFYAKTGTSGELGIPHIDDPANRAFVKSIEQAAVHYGDTTLTFLSNLREADRSSPQKAMSYISAVTLEESSVVAYNAGYPCGALSADPDCKKTALPDTPLVSFYPKDGVPFSDHPYIELNGMSSAKKAVADDFLRYLQSPEVYGKQFAPYGFRTHEGKIPKGSTQLVQAAGVLPEAQFTRMPMPRGDVLGHLLEIWPALRRRANVRIVIDTSESMNDVIPGVGDTKMERLKQAESKLFGEFVGTDRVGLWKFSDASTLQSEHDYKELVPLGPYDQKLAGGTRAGLLADNVKSLVAEGATGLNDTLDAATEAMRHDYDPQAINAIVLLTDGRNEDSGSITQAELLKRIGDPGRHQIRVFTIAYGSDADPDDADGRSALEDIADASGGKDYDAKKAETIEQVITSVISNF
- a CDS encoding alpha/beta hydrolase is translated as MSELTSFTHEFDGERLSGVCGGGDGNADADGGEADGGGPGGATAVVLHGAGNGSKERLLPLLREFTAQGCRVLAFDFSGHGESTGALGELSLRRRFEQASSVIDAHVPAHAPLALVGFSMSGQTVADLAAKYGPRVTALGLCSPAVYAAQAWEVPFGEGDGEFSAIIRRPGSWREAPALDVLRAYEGRAVLAVPGTDAVIPPEVTAAVQDALAARARYTRFELPDAGHRLGLWFHDHADDRREFVKSLLNSPRPLRS